A stretch of the Poseidonibacter parvus genome encodes the following:
- a CDS encoding response regulator, whose translation MNLKKLFMLLFILNTVSFIFVAIVINKYQKATIQLEDAYQMQYKSLLLAQELRQSSDDLTRMARTYVVTGNEMFKEQFQTVLDIRNGKIPRPKRYRGIFWDFYTLNNKKPLLDGEKVSLRELMIRANFSEDELNLLINSQDESDYLTNLEHKAMQAVKRGDFKFARDLMHSDEYHQAKIRIMKPLDKFYKAFESRTKKQVDNSQLEVKELEFYVNVIVLFSIIIFLMSFFTILIRIVYPIDLLRVAMLKLSSNKMDVQLDKNKYQDEVGDMIGSVAIFKENTQKLISSEEQLKLAIDDARNANKAKSIFLARMSHELRTPLNAILGFSNLLSKSNNININEKENLHTIKKSANYLLNIINEILELSKIEAGKIEVLPKTFNLHETIKEIEALFLFRSKAKGLNFNITYASNLPKFVTLDEQRLRQVLINLLSNSLKFTTKGEINLYIYESMNKLFFEVSDTGIGISKEDLEKIFKPFEQIKEENYNKNGTGLGLSITKELISLMGGSISAKSQRGEGSKFYFSVNYKKASKDLVEDIKNKDLIVGMKNQEFTKTALVVDDIEENRKLLIELLSFYGIKTYEAKDGLEVLDIYKKEKIDIIFMDILMPKLNGIKTIKEIRKTDKKIPIVVVSANVFSEDKKNALNTGANDFIAKPIEESELLLMLEKYIGADLKYEENNEEAKQLDYKSISKENLEKLIEACNNMDNKVISELLNKEQLSKELTEDIKTRIDEFKYHEIIELCKDSKNI comes from the coding sequence TTGAATTTAAAGAAACTTTTTATGTTACTGTTTATTTTAAATACAGTTTCTTTTATTTTTGTTGCAATTGTAATTAACAAATATCAAAAAGCAACAATACAACTTGAAGATGCTTACCAAATGCAATACAAATCACTACTATTAGCACAAGAACTTAGACAAAGTAGTGATGATTTAACAAGAATGGCAAGAACTTATGTTGTAACTGGAAATGAAATGTTTAAAGAACAGTTTCAAACAGTTTTAGACATAAGAAATGGGAAAATACCAAGACCAAAAAGATATAGAGGAATTTTTTGGGATTTTTATACGCTTAATAATAAAAAGCCTTTACTGGATGGGGAAAAAGTATCTTTACGAGAGTTAATGATTAGAGCAAATTTCTCCGAGGATGAGCTAAATTTACTGATTAATTCCCAAGACGAATCAGATTATCTAACAAATTTAGAACATAAAGCAATGCAAGCTGTAAAAAGAGGTGATTTTAAATTTGCAAGAGATTTAATGCACTCTGATGAATACCATCAAGCAAAAATAAGAATTATGAAGCCATTAGATAAGTTTTATAAAGCTTTTGAATCAAGAACAAAAAAACAAGTTGATAATTCACAACTTGAAGTAAAAGAGCTAGAGTTTTATGTAAATGTAATTGTTCTTTTTTCTATTATAATTTTTCTAATGTCATTTTTTACAATCTTAATCAGAATTGTTTATCCAATAGATTTACTAAGAGTTGCAATGTTAAAACTCTCTTCAAATAAAATGGACGTGCAATTAGATAAAAATAAATATCAAGATGAAGTAGGAGATATGATTGGCTCTGTTGCAATTTTTAAAGAAAATACTCAAAAACTTATTTCAAGTGAGGAGCAATTAAAACTTGCAATTGATGATGCAAGAAATGCAAATAAAGCAAAATCCATATTTTTAGCAAGAATGAGTCATGAATTAAGAACACCACTAAATGCAATTTTAGGCTTTTCAAACTTACTTTCAAAGTCAAACAATATTAATATAAATGAGAAAGAAAATCTTCATACGATTAAAAAAAGTGCAAACTATTTACTAAATATAATAAATGAGATTTTAGAATTATCAAAAATAGAAGCAGGAAAAATAGAAGTACTTCCAAAAACATTTAATCTTCATGAAACAATAAAAGAAATCGAAGCATTATTTTTATTTAGGTCAAAAGCTAAGGGCTTAAATTTTAATATTACTTATGCTTCAAATTTACCAAAATTTGTAACTTTAGATGAACAAAGATTAAGACAAGTATTGATTAATCTTTTAAGTAATTCTTTAAAGTTTACTACAAAAGGTGAGATAAATTTATATATTTATGAAAGCATGAATAAATTGTTTTTTGAAGTAAGTGATACTGGTATTGGGATTTCAAAAGAGGATTTAGAAAAGATTTTCAAACCTTTTGAACAGATCAAAGAAGAAAATTACAATAAAAATGGAACAGGATTAGGCTTGTCTATTACAAAAGAGTTAATAAGTTTAATGGGTGGGAGTATTTCTGCAAAAAGCCAAAGAGGAGAGGGTAGTAAATTTTATTTTTCTGTTAACTATAAAAAAGCTTCAAAAGATTTAGTAGAAGATATTAAAAATAAAGACTTAATTGTAGGAATGAAAAATCAAGAGTTTACAAAAACAGCCCTTGTAGTTGATGATATAGAAGAGAATAGAAAATTACTTATAGAGCTTTTATCTTTTTATGGAATTAAAACTTATGAAGCAAAAGATGGTTTAGAGGTTTTAGATATTTATAAAAAAGAGAAAATTGATATCATTTTTATGGATATATTAATGCCAAAATTAAATGGTATTAAAACAATAAAAGAAATTAGAAAAACAGATAAAAAAATACCAATAGTTGTAGTTTCTGCAAATGTATTTAGTGAAGATAAGAAAAATGCTTTAAATACAGGTGCAAATGATTTTATAGCAAAACCAATTGAAGAGAGTGAACTTTTATTAATGTTAGAAAAATACATTGGTGCAGATTTAAAATATGAAGAAAATAATGAAGAAGCAAAACAACTTGATTATAAAAGTATTTCAAAAGAAAATTTAGAAAAACTAATTGAAGCTTGTAATAATATGGATAACAAAGTAATTTCAGAATTGTTAAATAAAGAACAATTATCAAAAGAATTAACAGAAGATATAAAAACAAGAATTGATGAATTTAAATATCATGAGATTATTGAACTTTGCAAAGATTCTAAAAATATATAA
- a CDS encoding hybrid sensor histidine kinase/response regulator: protein MVKKYTILIVDDKVENLKYLNTILKEENYEIKATIDAHFAIDSVIKNPVDLILLDIKMPELNGFEVCKIIKEKENLKDIPIIFISALDDVNSKVEAFEKGGVDYITKPFEEKEIKARIKMQLELSQSKKTISDLYEQQDFFLKKIVHEMNTPLGVITLNINSLESRIGKKDEFEAILASSKSLSSIYEDIYYLSKKEKRVLDVEEINMMRYLSKRISFFHELASVKDIFLDLHIDDDFSIKMNKYELERVIDNTISNAIKHSFEDTCVDIYIEKNKIKVQNYGHEIKSTDNIFKAFHQDDNEKGLGLGLNIIKEICEKYDINIELNVNEKNTEFSYDFTKISLG, encoded by the coding sequence ATGGTTAAAAAATATACAATACTAATAGTTGATGACAAAGTTGAAAATTTAAAATATTTAAATACAATTTTAAAAGAAGAGAACTACGAAATAAAAGCTACAATAGATGCTCATTTTGCTATTGATTCAGTAATAAAAAACCCTGTTGATTTAATACTTTTAGATATTAAAATGCCAGAGTTAAATGGTTTTGAAGTTTGTAAAATCATTAAAGAAAAAGAAAATTTAAAAGATATTCCTATTATTTTTATAAGTGCACTTGATGATGTAAACAGTAAGGTTGAAGCCTTTGAAAAAGGTGGAGTTGATTATATTACAAAACCTTTTGAAGAAAAAGAGATAAAAGCAAGAATAAAAATGCAGTTAGAACTCTCACAAAGTAAAAAAACTATTAGTGATTTATATGAACAACAAGACTTTTTCTTAAAAAAAATTGTTCATGAAATGAACACACCTTTAGGGGTTATAACTTTAAACATAAATAGCTTAGAATCAAGAATAGGTAAAAAAGATGAGTTTGAAGCAATACTTGCATCTTCTAAATCTTTATCTTCAATTTATGAAGATATTTATTATCTAAGTAAAAAAGAAAAAAGAGTTTTAGATGTGGAAGAGATAAATATGATGCGATATTTATCAAAGAGAATCTCTTTTTTTCATGAATTAGCATCTGTAAAAGATATCTTTTTAGACTTGCATATTGATGATGATTTTAGTATAAAAATGAATAAATACGAACTTGAAAGAGTTATTGATAATACAATATCAAATGCTATTAAACACTCTTTTGAAGATACTTGTGTTGATATATATATTGAAAAAAACAAAATAAAAGTTCAAAATTATGGACATGAAATTAAATCAACGGATAATATTTTTAAGGCTTTTCATCAAGATGATAATGAAAAAGGTTTAGGCCTTGGATTAAATATCATAAAAGAAATATGTGAAAAGTATGATATAAACATAGAATTAAATGTAAATGAGAAGAACACTGAATTTTCTTATGACTTTACAAAAATTTCACTAGGATAA
- a CDS encoding response regulator transcription factor, protein MKVFLLEDDFALNKIISNSLKNRGFFVDNCFDGYKAVETVMNNSYDFFILDLNVIGFDGHKILEIIREENKQTPVIIMSAQIDMENIKKSYALGCNYYIKKPFDFEELFLRIQYHVQKQNKTDKFLTTLGNSYSFDLLEQTLYYKEQSIDLSVKEKLLMSLLVQNLNSITSIEMIHEYVWDSKEMEAVSMRSLIHKIKKKLKSGMIINFRGEGYKLINHEEY, encoded by the coding sequence ATGAAAGTTTTTTTATTAGAAGATGATTTTGCTTTAAATAAGATTATCTCAAACTCTTTAAAAAATAGAGGTTTTTTTGTAGATAATTGTTTTGATGGATATAAAGCTGTTGAAACGGTAATGAATAACTCTTATGATTTTTTTATCTTAGATTTAAATGTTATTGGTTTTGATGGACATAAAATCTTAGAAATCATTAGAGAAGAAAATAAGCAAACGCCTGTAATTATTATGAGTGCTCAAATTGATATGGAAAATATCAAAAAATCTTACGCTCTTGGTTGTAATTATTATATTAAAAAACCCTTTGATTTTGAAGAACTTTTTTTACGAATACAATATCATGTACAAAAACAAAATAAAACTGATAAGTTTTTAACAACGCTTGGAAACTCTTATAGTTTTGATTTATTAGAACAAACTTTATATTATAAAGAACAAAGTATTGATTTAAGCGTAAAAGAAAAACTTCTAATGTCACTACTTGTTCAAAATCTAAATAGTATTACTTCAATTGAAATGATTCATGAGTATGTTTGGGATTCAAAAGAGATGGAAGCAGTAAGCATGAGAAGTTTAATTCATAAAATCAAGAAAAAACTAAAAAGTGGAATGATTATTAATTTTAGAGGCGAAGGCTATAAATTAATTAATCATGAAGAATATTAA
- the nirB gene encoding nitrite reductase large subunit NirB, whose protein sequence is MKEKLIVIGNGMSGLRTIEDLFDIQKDKYDITIFGEEPHVNYNRIMLSYLLSGEKTFEDTIINHQTWYDEHNITLHKGDKVVKIDKENKKVYSQNGKELSYDKLLIATGSNSFIPTTPGSELENVIGFRTKLDSDTILDLISKDKTAVVVGGGLLGLEAAYGIAMHGIKTILVHRSGSVLSQQLDSTGGRLLQKNLETYGIEFKLNTTIEKIEGQTKVESVTFTDGETVESNIVVFATGIIPNKALAIETGLETKKGILVNDHLQTSDEDIFAIGECAEHDGNTYGLVAPLYEQAKFCAKKLAGKDSDGYSGSTLSTRLKISGVDLFSAGDYLGDETTEELILLDEKVGIYKKLVIYDNKIIGIVLYGDTADASWYLKLLKEHTDISDLRTKILFGKSALSGDAGHGGNDIKSMSDDEEICGCNGITKGQVVCGIKENDLKTLGEVKTCTKAGASCGSCLGIVEQILVDTLGDEYNDTVEGICDCCDVGHKDIKACVDTNEFDNVYDVFRKLDWKTEDGCVKCRPAVNYYLLVKYNDDKYKNDKRSALINDRVFANIQKDGTYSVVPRIWGGLTSPKELKDMADIAVKYDVPTVKFTGGQRLDMLGVKKEQLEPMWKDLNDCGFVSGQAYAKGLRTVKTCVGNQWCRFGTQDAMQTGIDIEKMTWGSWTPHKFKIAVSGCPRNCAEATIKDIGVIAVDSGWEISIAGNGGIKVRVTDFFTKVATNEELYHYIKAIMQFYREDAYYLERTAHWVERVGLQYVKDALLKDKSQVDFYAARFDESQRTAQIDPWEKSRKDGFTDEFSPIVIAPENSESFEAKETV, encoded by the coding sequence ATGAAAGAGAAATTAATAGTAATTGGTAATGGAATGAGTGGTTTACGAACCATAGAAGATTTGTTTGATATTCAAAAAGATAAATATGATATTACAATTTTTGGGGAAGAACCTCATGTTAACTATAATAGAATCATGCTATCTTACCTTTTATCAGGCGAAAAAACTTTCGAAGATACAATTATAAATCATCAAACTTGGTACGATGAACATAATATCACTTTACACAAAGGTGATAAAGTAGTAAAGATTGATAAAGAAAACAAAAAAGTATATAGCCAAAATGGAAAAGAATTAAGTTACGATAAATTACTAATTGCAACTGGTTCAAACTCTTTTATTCCTACAACACCTGGAAGTGAACTTGAAAATGTTATAGGATTTAGAACAAAACTTGATAGTGATACTATTTTAGATTTAATTTCAAAAGATAAAACAGCAGTTGTAGTTGGTGGTGGACTTCTTGGACTTGAAGCTGCTTACGGTATTGCAATGCACGGAATTAAGACAATTTTAGTTCATAGAAGTGGTTCAGTATTATCTCAGCAACTTGACTCTACAGGTGGTAGACTTTTACAAAAAAACCTTGAAACTTATGGAATTGAATTTAAATTAAATACTACAATTGAAAAAATTGAGGGTCAAACAAAAGTTGAAAGTGTAACTTTTACTGATGGAGAGACTGTTGAATCAAATATAGTAGTATTTGCAACAGGAATTATTCCTAATAAAGCACTTGCTATTGAAACTGGTCTTGAAACAAAAAAAGGTATTCTTGTAAATGATCACCTTCAAACATCTGATGAAGATATCTTTGCAATTGGTGAATGTGCAGAACATGATGGAAATACATACGGATTAGTAGCACCTCTTTATGAGCAAGCAAAATTCTGTGCTAAAAAATTAGCTGGAAAAGATAGCGATGGTTATTCTGGTTCTACACTTTCTACTAGACTTAAAATCTCAGGTGTTGATTTATTCTCTGCTGGTGATTATTTAGGTGATGAAACAACTGAAGAATTAATATTACTAGATGAAAAAGTTGGTATTTATAAAAAACTTGTAATTTATGATAATAAAATTATTGGTATTGTTTTATATGGAGATACAGCTGATGCTTCATGGTATTTAAAACTTCTAAAAGAACATACAGATATCTCTGATTTAAGAACAAAAATTCTTTTTGGAAAATCAGCACTATCAGGTGATGCAGGTCATGGTGGAAATGATATAAAATCAATGAGTGATGATGAAGAAATTTGTGGATGTAATGGAATTACTAAAGGTCAAGTTGTTTGTGGAATTAAAGAAAATGACTTAAAAACTTTAGGTGAAGTGAAAACATGTACAAAAGCTGGAGCTTCTTGTGGTTCTTGTTTAGGTATTGTTGAACAAATTTTAGTAGATACTTTAGGTGATGAATACAACGATACAGTTGAAGGTATTTGTGACTGTTGTGATGTTGGACACAAAGATATAAAAGCTTGTGTTGATACAAATGAGTTTGATAATGTTTATGATGTATTTAGAAAACTTGATTGGAAAACAGAAGATGGATGTGTCAAATGTCGTCCTGCTGTAAACTACTACTTACTTGTAAAATACAATGATGACAAATATAAAAATGATAAAAGATCAGCTCTTATAAACGATAGAGTTTTTGCAAATATCCAAAAAGATGGTACTTATTCAGTGGTTCCTAGAATTTGGGGAGGATTAACAAGTCCTAAAGAGTTGAAAGATATGGCAGATATTGCTGTTAAATATGATGTTCCAACTGTGAAATTCACAGGTGGTCAAAGACTTGATATGTTAGGTGTTAAAAAAGAGCAACTAGAGCCTATGTGGAAAGATTTAAATGATTGTGGTTTTGTATCAGGTCAAGCTTATGCAAAAGGACTTAGAACTGTTAAAACTTGTGTTGGAAATCAATGGTGTAGATTTGGAACACAAGATGCAATGCAAACAGGTATTGATATTGAAAAAATGACTTGGGGTTCATGGACACCACATAAATTCAAAATTGCAGTATCAGGATGTCCAAGAAATTGTGCGGAAGCTACTATTAAAGATATTGGTGTAATTGCTGTTGATTCAGGATGGGAAATTAGTATTGCAGGAAATGGTGGTATTAAAGTAAGAGTTACTGACTTTTTTACAAAAGTTGCTACAAATGAAGAGTTGTATCATTACATAAAAGCAATTATGCAATTTTATAGAGAAGATGCATATTACCTAGAAAGAACTGCTCATTGGGTTGAAAGAGTTGGTTTACAATACGTTAAAGATGCACTTTTAAAAGATAAGTCGCAAGTAGATTTTTATGCAGCTAGATTTGATGAATCGCAAAGAACAGCTCAAATTGACCCATGGGAAAAATCAAGAAAAGACGGCTTTACAGATGAGTTTAGTCCAATAGTAATAGCACCAGAAAATTCAGAAAGTTTTGAAGCAAAGGAAACAGTATAA
- the nirD gene encoding nitrite reductase small subunit NirD has product MAKWIKITETENIPSMGSRVIQYGEIEIAVFKTRDGSIFAINNECPHKQGKLSEGLVHEHVVTCPMHNWDIDLKSGEALGNDSGCTNVYESKIEDNIFYINL; this is encoded by the coding sequence ATGGCAAAATGGATTAAAATAACAGAAACTGAAAATATCCCATCAATGGGTTCAAGAGTAATTCAATACGGTGAAATCGAAATCGCAGTTTTTAAAACAAGAGATGGCTCAATTTTTGCAATAAACAATGAATGTCCTCATAAACAAGGAAAACTAAGTGAAGGTTTAGTTCATGAGCATGTAGTAACTTGTCCTATGCATAATTGGGATATTGACCTTAAATCTGGTGAAGCTTTAGGAAATGATAGTGGATGTACTAATGTTTATGAAAGTAAAATTGAAGATAATATTTTTTATATAAATCTTTAA
- a CDS encoding response regulator transcription factor, translating to MQIVQRLKTKTILLVEDENIIRENISSMLKFFFKEVYTAIDGFDGLDKYEANLPDIVMTDLKMPNMGGFDLLEEIKKLSSNSYTIIVSAHTDTDLLIKAIHEGVDRYIIKPVTEDELFKAFEAFLIKMDNELPSIIEVNKNTKIDFDKCQLMLNDEVIHLNKKEIRLLKLLCKDFNKIVNYDEIEYQVWGNKSMSLSAIRSVVRDLRKKLGSEYIVNVSGLGYKMR from the coding sequence ATGCAGATTGTTCAAAGACTAAAAACTAAAACAATACTATTAGTTGAAGATGAAAATATTATAAGAGAAAATATATCTTCAATGCTAAAGTTCTTTTTTAAAGAAGTATATACAGCAATAGACGGATTTGATGGTCTTGATAAATATGAAGCAAATCTTCCTGATATTGTAATGACAGATTTAAAAATGCCAAATATGGGTGGATTTGATTTACTTGAAGAGATAAAAAAACTTTCATCAAACTCTTATACAATAATTGTATCAGCACATACAGATACAGACCTTCTTATAAAAGCCATACACGAAGGTGTTGATAGATATATAATTAAACCTGTAACAGAAGATGAATTATTCAAAGCATTTGAAGCATTTCTAATAAAAATGGATAATGAACTACCTTCAATAATTGAAGTAAATAAGAATACAAAGATTGACTTTGATAAATGTCAGTTAATGCTAAATGATGAGGTGATTCATCTAAATAAAAAAGAGATAAGACTTTTAAAATTATTATGTAAAGATTTTAATAAAATAGTAAATTATGATGAAATAGAGTATCAAGTTTGGGGAAATAAATCAATGAGTTTATCAGCTATTAGAAGTGTCGTAAGAGACTTACGAAAAAAACTTGGAAGTGAATATATTGTTAATGTTTCAGGTTTAGGATATAAGATGAGGTAA
- a CDS encoding c-type heme family protein: MQNSLKNKAVAIFDLIVDMRHWNAKYDGVYIKSEELSPNPYLNPNSIKSENGETLVWVNPAFMTRQISQIASKRDGFTLKITSNKLINKNNAPNEDEKKILNYFDENIEVPYYWKIENNQFKFMGALKTEQSCLKCHSHQGYKVGDIRGGISVTFDVKEEYEQLQIINKEKEQTITYLVFVAIGVLLSFIVYLNIKRKDEEKISRLNESLELKVKELDTFNKTLHKKVNEEVVKQREKENLLIQQSKLAALGEMIGNIAHQWRQPISAVSAIMMNIKWTAISQGVDKNFLDDRMKEANEQLKYMSQTIDDFRTFFKPGKEKECFDLKMEVKKAYKILKASLENDNINLQIYNTKEIKAFGYASEFSQVVLNIISNAKYVLLERKIQNPKIEIYLSSNESNIFCEIKDNAGGIEPEHINRIFEPYFTTKEHNGTGIGLYISKEIIQKHMQGTLNVKNTDLGANFIISMPNIKGNDNADCSKTKN, from the coding sequence TTGCAAAACTCATTAAAAAATAAAGCTGTTGCTATTTTTGATTTAATAGTTGATATGAGACACTGGAATGCTAAATATGATGGTGTATATATCAAAAGTGAAGAGTTAAGTCCTAATCCATACTTAAATCCCAATTCAATTAAATCAGAAAATGGTGAGACATTAGTCTGGGTTAATCCCGCTTTTATGACAAGACAAATATCACAAATAGCAAGTAAAAGAGATGGATTTACCTTAAAAATAACTAGTAATAAATTAATAAACAAAAATAATGCGCCAAATGAAGATGAGAAAAAGATTTTAAACTATTTTGATGAAAATATTGAAGTTCCATATTATTGGAAAATTGAGAATAATCAGTTTAAATTTATGGGAGCATTAAAAACTGAACAAAGCTGTCTTAAGTGTCACTCTCATCAAGGATATAAAGTAGGGGATATCAGAGGTGGTATTAGTGTTACTTTTGATGTTAAAGAAGAGTATGAACAACTTCAAATAATAAACAAAGAAAAAGAACAAACTATTACATATTTAGTTTTTGTAGCAATTGGGGTATTACTTAGTTTTATTGTTTATCTAAATATAAAAAGAAAAGATGAAGAAAAAATTTCTAGATTAAATGAATCCTTAGAATTAAAAGTAAAAGAGCTTGATACTTTTAATAAAACACTTCATAAAAAAGTAAATGAAGAAGTTGTAAAACAAAGGGAAAAAGAAAATCTTTTAATACAACAATCAAAACTAGCTGCTTTAGGTGAGATGATTGGAAATATAGCTCATCAATGGAGACAGCCAATTAGTGCAGTAAGTGCTATTATGATGAATATAAAATGGACAGCAATTTCTCAAGGAGTAGATAAGAACTTTTTAGATGATAGAATGAAAGAAGCTAATGAGCAGTTAAAATATATGTCACAAACTATTGATGATTTTAGAACATTTTTTAAACCTGGAAAAGAAAAAGAGTGTTTTGATTTAAAAATGGAAGTAAAAAAAGCATATAAAATTTTAAAAGCATCTTTAGAAAATGATAATATTAATCTTCAAATTTATAATACAAAAGAGATAAAAGCTTTTGGATATGCAAGCGAATTTTCCCAAGTTGTTTTAAATATAATATCTAATGCTAAATATGTATTACTAGAAAGAAAAATACAAAATCCTAAAATAGAAATATACCTATCAAGCAATGAGTCAAATATCTTTTGTGAAATAAAAGATAATGCAGGTGGAATTGAACCTGAACATATAAATAGAATTTTCGAGCCATATTTTACAACAAAAGAACATAATGGTACGGGTATTGGTTTGTATATATCAAAAGAGATAATTCAAAAACATATGCAAGGAACTTTAAACGTAAAAAATACAGACCTAGGTGCTAATTTTATTATATCTATGCCAAATATTAAAGGAAATGATAATGCAGATTGTTCAAAGACTAAAAACTAA
- a CDS encoding formate/nitrite transporter family protein: MAYLEPSEFVTKMVDSGESKVYMSTKDTLIRAYMAGAVLALAAVFAITVAMKSGSPILGAALFPIGFIMLYLMKFDLLTGVFMLVPLAWLDKRPGVTTSQVLRNWGLVALGNFGGAFSVAVMMAFIFTYGFNTDGGAIAAKVAAIGEARTLGYAAHGGDGWLTVFIRAMLCNWMVSMGVVGAMVSTSVSGKFLAMWMPIMLFFFMGFEHSIVNMFLFPFSLIMGGEFTIADYLLWNELPVALGNLFGGLLFVGLPLYYTHVRTAAKRDI, encoded by the coding sequence ATGGCTTATTTAGAACCCTCAGAATTTGTTACCAAGATGGTTGATTCAGGTGAATCAAAAGTTTACATGTCTACAAAAGATACATTAATTAGAGCATATATGGCTGGTGCAGTTTTAGCATTAGCTGCAGTATTTGCAATTACAGTTGCAATGAAATCAGGATCTCCAATTTTAGGAGCTGCTTTATTCCCTATTGGTTTTATTATGTTGTACTTAATGAAGTTTGACTTATTAACTGGTGTATTTATGTTAGTACCATTAGCATGGCTTGATAAAAGACCTGGCGTTACAACAAGTCAAGTTTTAAGAAACTGGGGATTAGTTGCACTTGGTAACTTTGGTGGTGCTTTTTCTGTTGCTGTTATGATGGCATTTATCTTTACTTATGGATTTAATACTGATGGTGGAGCAATTGCTGCAAAAGTTGCTGCTATTGGAGAAGCTAGAACATTAGGTTATGCTGCACATGGAGGAGATGGATGGTTAACTGTATTTATTAGAGCAATGTTATGTAACTGGATGGTATCTATGGGTGTTGTTGGAGCAATGGTTTCTACATCAGTTTCAGGGAAGTTTTTAGCAATGTGGATGCCAATTATGCTGTTCTTCTTTATGGGTTTTGAACACTCGATTGTAAATATGTTTTTATTCCCATTCTCATTAATTATGGGTGGTGAATTTACTATTGCTGATTACTTATTATGGAATGAATTACCAGTTGCTTTAGGTAACTTATTTGGTGGTTTATTGTTTGTTGGTTTACCATTATATTACACACATGTTAGAACAGCTGCAAAAAGAGATATATAA
- the cynS gene encoding cyanase encodes MTKIEMTEEIIIAKKELGLSWEDIASKVDISPVFLTSACLGMNSLLKDQAKKVCKVLKLGKEVAITLQEFPHKNWEKTIPTDPVVYRFYEIVGVYGDTIKELIGEKFGDGIMSAIDFSMDIDKEENPKGDRVVITMNGKFLPYKSW; translated from the coding sequence ATGACTAAAATAGAAATGACAGAAGAAATTATCATTGCTAAAAAAGAGTTAGGTTTATCATGGGAAGATATAGCTTCAAAAGTAGATATTTCACCAGTGTTTTTAACATCTGCTTGTTTAGGAATGAATAGTTTACTAAAAGACCAAGCAAAAAAAGTTTGTAAAGTTTTAAAATTAGGAAAAGAAGTTGCGATAACTTTACAAGAGTTTCCACATAAAAATTGGGAAAAAACAATTCCTACAGATCCTGTTGTTTATAGATTTTATGAAATTGTAGGCGTTTATGGCGATACAATTAAAGAACTTATTGGTGAAAAATTTGGTGATGGAATTATGAGTGCTATTGATTTTTCAATGGACATAGACAAAGAAGAAAATCCAAAAGGAGATAGGGTTGTAATTACAATGAATGGTAAATTCTTACCATATAAATCTTGGTAA